One Actinospica robiniae DSM 44927 genomic region harbors:
- a CDS encoding GNAT family N-acetyltransferase, translating to MTTDPLVARARALWQELAGEPVSFDPAGGVRVVVAPESRLCPRGWVGAVAIGGSVLVTAPDESVADAVGTAFCGLSVEAMVNPDTVAAMLPVAERLGPATLAYLSPAEFRPAVASGLVVEQLPAEHSDLRELERSATAEEAGEAGLDGVTSPAFVVRIDGTVVAAAGYRGWPGRTAHVSILTAPAWRGRGLGRAAASSAVAHALAEELLPQWRARPPASRRVASALGFRELGAQLSWRPTGTVKLDEPEP from the coding sequence ATGACGACGGACCCGCTGGTGGCAAGAGCTCGCGCGCTGTGGCAGGAGCTGGCCGGCGAGCCGGTGTCCTTCGATCCGGCCGGCGGCGTGCGGGTGGTGGTGGCGCCGGAGTCGCGATTGTGCCCGCGGGGCTGGGTCGGGGCGGTCGCGATCGGCGGTTCGGTGCTCGTGACGGCGCCGGACGAGAGCGTCGCCGACGCGGTCGGCACGGCGTTCTGCGGCCTCTCGGTCGAGGCGATGGTGAACCCTGATACCGTCGCCGCGATGCTTCCGGTCGCCGAGAGGCTCGGCCCGGCGACGCTGGCCTACCTCAGCCCGGCCGAGTTCCGGCCGGCGGTGGCGAGCGGCCTGGTCGTCGAGCAGCTGCCGGCCGAACATTCCGACCTGCGCGAACTCGAGCGGTCGGCCACCGCCGAGGAAGCCGGCGAAGCCGGGCTCGACGGCGTCACCTCACCCGCCTTCGTCGTGCGCATAGACGGCACGGTCGTCGCCGCAGCCGGATACCGCGGCTGGCCGGGCCGCACCGCCCATGTCAGCATCCTGACCGCACCGGCGTGGCGCGGCCGGGGCCTCGGCCGGGCGGCGGCGTCCAGCGCCGTGGCCCACGCGCTCGCGGAGGAGCTGCTGCCGCAGTGGCGGGCCCGGCCGCCCGCGTCCCGCCGCGTGGCCTCCGCGCTCGGCTTCCGCGAGCTCGGCGCGCAGCTCAGCTGGCGGCCGACTGGAACGGTTAAGCTCGACGAGCCAGAACCCTGA
- a CDS encoding alpha/beta hydrolase, whose amino-acid sequence MSSEQRARLDAQMRHPRPEQEQPPIEEVRADFRELMARMALPDGFRTTPATLGGRPTLRVEPEAGARPGTILYLHGGSWIAGSPETALCLTANLVVRTGFTAYSVDYRLAPEHPFPAAIDDTVAAYRELLERGEDPSAIVFAGDSAGGGLCVTASLAARDAGLPLPAGILTFSAGLDATRTGESMRTKEGIDPIFSRKDFQETSPMYLAGADPSQPLLSPAVHADLTGFPPLLLQVGGNEILLDDSTRLAVRAREAGVDVTLDVTAGVPHGFQVFTGVLDEANEALDRAALFLTQRARSRR is encoded by the coding sequence GTGAGCAGCGAACAACGCGCCCGTCTCGACGCGCAGATGCGGCACCCGCGGCCCGAGCAGGAGCAGCCGCCGATCGAGGAGGTGCGGGCTGATTTCAGGGAATTGATGGCACGGATGGCGCTGCCGGACGGCTTCCGCACCACCCCCGCGACCCTCGGCGGCCGGCCGACGCTGCGGGTCGAGCCGGAAGCCGGGGCGCGCCCCGGCACGATCCTCTACCTCCACGGCGGCAGCTGGATCGCCGGCTCCCCCGAGACCGCGCTCTGTCTGACCGCGAACCTCGTGGTCAGGACCGGCTTCACGGCCTACTCGGTGGACTACCGCCTGGCCCCCGAGCACCCGTTCCCAGCCGCGATCGACGACACCGTCGCCGCCTACCGGGAACTGCTCGAACGCGGCGAAGACCCGTCCGCCATCGTGTTCGCCGGAGACTCCGCCGGCGGCGGCCTGTGCGTCACCGCCTCCCTCGCCGCGCGCGACGCGGGTCTGCCGCTGCCCGCCGGCATCCTCACCTTCTCGGCCGGCCTCGACGCCACCCGGACCGGCGAGAGTATGCGGACCAAGGAGGGCATCGACCCGATCTTCAGCCGCAAGGACTTCCAGGAGACCTCGCCCATGTACCTGGCCGGAGCCGACCCGAGCCAGCCGCTGCTGAGCCCGGCCGTCCACGCCGACCTGACCGGCTTCCCGCCGCTGCTGCTTCAGGTCGGCGGCAACGAGATCCTGCTCGACGACTCCACCCGCCTGGCCGTGCGCGCCCGGGAGGCAGGCGTCGACGTCACCCTCGACGTCACCGCCGGCGTGCCGCACGGGTTCCAGGTGTTCACCGGCGTCCTGGACGAGGCGAACGAAGCCCTCGACCGCGCGGCCCTCTTCCTCACCCAGCGCGCCCGGTCACGCCGGTAG
- a CDS encoding MarR family winged helix-turn-helix transcriptional regulator, whose protein sequence is MSNDPAALARFFADVVRCETRLYNALNDRLRERHGIVTSQFEFLHYLREHPGARVADLAAEFAVGIGATSKSADRLERAGLIERQPNPDDRRSSLLVLTDEGARLVDAAVPTVGEALAELVAGPLGPAAIADAARAFAVLRSALEDGRIGAPAG, encoded by the coding sequence TTGAGCAACGACCCGGCCGCCCTCGCCCGGTTCTTCGCCGACGTGGTGCGCTGCGAGACCCGGCTCTACAACGCCCTCAACGACCGCCTGCGCGAGCGGCACGGGATCGTCACCTCGCAGTTCGAGTTCCTGCACTACCTGCGCGAGCATCCCGGGGCGCGGGTGGCGGACCTCGCGGCGGAGTTCGCCGTCGGCATCGGCGCGACCAGTAAGAGCGCTGATCGGCTGGAGCGGGCCGGCCTGATCGAGCGGCAGCCGAACCCGGACGACCGCCGCTCCTCGCTGCTGGTCCTGACCGACGAGGGCGCGCGGCTGGTCGACGCGGCCGTGCCGACGGTCGGCGAGGCCTTGGCCGAGCTGGTCGCGGGGCCGCTCGGGCCCGCCGCGATCGCGGACGCGGCGCGGGCCTTCGCGGTGCTGCGCTCGGCGCTCGAGGACGGCCGGATCGGCGCTCCGGCCGGCTGA
- a CDS encoding VOC family protein, protein MASVIKSVSFDAHDARALATFWAAVFGTDVDEDATPDKAFLEAAGWGGPNIWFTRVPEPKTAKNRVHFDLRAPGPMDDEVRRLEALGATVVRHFAALTTMADPEGNEFCVEPGPSV, encoded by the coding sequence ATGGCCAGTGTCATCAAGAGCGTTTCGTTCGATGCTCACGACGCCCGGGCGCTCGCGACGTTCTGGGCGGCGGTCTTCGGGACCGACGTCGACGAGGACGCGACGCCCGACAAGGCGTTCCTGGAGGCGGCCGGGTGGGGCGGGCCGAACATCTGGTTCACCCGCGTCCCCGAGCCGAAGACCGCGAAGAACCGGGTGCACTTCGACCTGCGCGCCCCGGGCCCGATGGACGACGAGGTTCGCCGGCTCGAGGCCCTGGGCGCGACCGTCGTGCGGCACTTCGCGGCGCTCACCACGATGGCGGACCCGGAAGGCAATGAGTTCTGCGTCGAGCCGGGCCCTTCGGTGTGA
- a CDS encoding phosphotransferase family protein: MILSFGDVTSAAAELLGTPVPEAVRLPASHTNETWRVATAAGAVYVVKIGPAGYAAKWRSAHQALDLAAAAGVPVAPLVRSAVRGDRLVRAFGWVEGRPPEPGALGPEGVRRLFTDLGVALRALHGIERDGFTSRLDGSAPSFARWPDYLSVRIEAIAARCRATGALEESELARVLAAVERLMAHVGDEARPTLCHRDLYADNLLVEPNGRLAAILDFDTAEVWDHAGEFDKLDRLLIPAFPGARRWFDAAYWEGLPRPPHWDERVRLVALIEALNTLPNAISAGWETAFADDARARMRSMIELC; the protein is encoded by the coding sequence ATGATCTTAAGCTTCGGCGACGTCACCTCGGCGGCCGCGGAACTGCTCGGGACGCCGGTCCCCGAAGCGGTCCGGCTGCCCGCGAGCCACACCAACGAGACCTGGCGGGTGGCGACCGCGGCCGGAGCAGTCTACGTGGTCAAGATCGGGCCCGCCGGGTACGCGGCGAAGTGGCGATCAGCGCATCAGGCTCTTGATCTGGCGGCCGCGGCCGGCGTGCCGGTGGCCCCGCTGGTGCGCTCCGCCGTGCGGGGCGACCGGTTGGTGCGGGCGTTCGGCTGGGTCGAGGGCCGCCCGCCCGAGCCGGGTGCGCTCGGCCCCGAGGGTGTCCGGCGGCTGTTCACCGACCTCGGCGTGGCGCTGCGCGCGCTGCACGGGATCGAGCGCGATGGATTCACTTCTCGGCTCGACGGTTCCGCGCCGTCCTTCGCCCGATGGCCGGACTATCTCAGCGTTCGGATCGAGGCGATCGCGGCCCGCTGCCGCGCGACCGGCGCGCTCGAGGAGAGTGAGCTCGCTCGGGTACTCGCCGCGGTCGAACGGCTGATGGCGCACGTGGGCGACGAGGCCCGACCGACCTTGTGCCATCGGGATCTGTACGCCGACAACCTGCTCGTCGAGCCGAACGGACGGCTGGCGGCGATCCTTGACTTCGACACGGCCGAGGTGTGGGACCACGCCGGCGAGTTCGACAAGCTGGATCGCTTGCTGATCCCCGCTTTCCCGGGCGCGCGGCGCTGGTTCGACGCGGCGTACTGGGAAGGGCTGCCGCGCCCGCCGCACTGGGACGAGCGCGTGCGCCTCGTCGCCTTGATCGAGGCACTCAATACCCTGCCTAACGCGATCAGCGCCGGGTGGGAAACGGCTTTCGCCGACGATGCCCGGGCGCGGATGCGGAGCATGATCGAACTCTGCTAG
- a CDS encoding carbohydrate-binding protein produces the protein MDIMTSRGRGRLRSRRTGLVAVLAAAGLGVGGVLAASGTGYAATSALGSNWYASAPYLFVDGSQPDPTQVMSASGQKAFEIAFILAPNSGGCTPTWNGTDPTSGDTTVGPVINEIRAAGGDVSVSIGGYGGTKLGQVCGTAAATAAAYQQVVTQYGLHAMDFDLEEPEYENTQAIANELGAAQILQKNNPGMYISVTMPGTAAGTGWFGTQLLQEAKSLGFTPNNYSIMPFDGGFSGAAAQTSALEAYHTLLMSTFGWDSATAYAHEGVSMMNGRTDSAEMFYQADFSTVLSYATSHGLGRYTFWDVNRDRQCTPADNNGQLSGSCSGVPQNSWDFTKYTAQFAGATPPTSAPPASPSASASPTVTATATATGSPSSTKTTGSCSAAAWNSSTAYTGGAVVSYNGHTWTAKWWTQADTPGGAAGVWTDNGPC, from the coding sequence ATGGACATCATGACATCCCGCGGCCGAGGCCGACTGCGCAGCAGGCGCACCGGCCTCGTCGCCGTGCTAGCCGCTGCCGGACTGGGCGTCGGCGGGGTCCTGGCCGCGTCAGGGACCGGATACGCCGCGACCTCCGCCCTCGGCTCCAACTGGTACGCCTCGGCGCCCTACCTGTTCGTCGACGGCAGCCAGCCCGACCCCACCCAGGTCATGTCCGCGAGCGGGCAGAAGGCGTTCGAGATCGCCTTCATCCTCGCCCCCAACTCCGGCGGCTGCACGCCGACCTGGAACGGCACCGACCCCACGTCCGGCGACACCACCGTCGGTCCGGTGATCAACGAGATCCGCGCCGCCGGCGGCGACGTCTCGGTGTCCATCGGCGGCTACGGCGGCACCAAGCTCGGCCAGGTCTGCGGCACCGCCGCCGCGACCGCCGCCGCCTACCAGCAGGTGGTCACCCAGTACGGCCTGCACGCGATGGACTTCGACCTCGAAGAGCCCGAGTACGAGAACACCCAGGCCATCGCGAACGAGCTCGGCGCGGCCCAGATCCTGCAGAAGAACAACCCCGGCATGTACATCTCGGTGACCATGCCCGGCACCGCCGCCGGCACCGGCTGGTTCGGCACCCAGCTGCTGCAGGAGGCGAAGTCGCTCGGCTTCACGCCGAACAACTACTCGATCATGCCGTTCGACGGCGGCTTCAGCGGCGCCGCGGCGCAGACCAGCGCGCTCGAGGCCTACCACACGCTGCTGATGAGCACCTTCGGCTGGGACTCGGCCACCGCCTACGCGCACGAGGGCGTGTCGATGATGAACGGCCGGACCGACTCGGCCGAGATGTTCTACCAGGCCGACTTCTCCACCGTGCTCAGCTACGCGACCAGCCACGGGCTCGGCCGCTACACCTTCTGGGACGTCAACCGCGACCGCCAGTGCACCCCCGCGGACAACAACGGCCAGCTCTCCGGCTCCTGCTCCGGCGTGCCGCAGAACTCCTGGGACTTCACCAAGTACACCGCGCAGTTCGCCGGGGCCACCCCGCCGACCAGCGCGCCCCCGGCCAGCCCGTCCGCCTCGGCCTCCCCGACGGTGACCGCGACGGCCACCGCCACCGGCTCCCCGAGCAGCACCAAGACCACCGGCTCCTGCTCGGCCGCCGCGTGGAACTCCTCGACCGCGTACACCGGCGGTGCCGTGGTCAGCTACAACGGCCACACCTGGACCGCCAAGTGGTGGACGCAGGCCGACACGCCCGGCGGTGCCGCCGGCGTGTGGACCGACAACGGCCCGTGCTGA
- a CDS encoding glycosyl hydrolase family 18 protein, with the protein MRRSLKAVLAAAGTAFAVAVGTATLSVLGASSAQAAPLNTTGAAATSGGLKIAYFDQWSIYQNAFYLKNLDTEGMAGKLDYLIYDFENIDPANKTCFEATKASDPDPAGENDPNAGDGAGDAFADYQKSFGSDISVDGTADAYNMPIVGNFHQLQELEAKYPNLKVEVSLGGWTYSKYFSDVAATAASRQKFVSSCIDMFIKGNLPSQGGYGGAGTAAGIFSGFDIDWEYPGGGGHLGNDASPADKQNYTLLLQEFRTELTALTATTGKQYTLSAALPSGQDKIQNIETDKIGQYLTFGDAMTYDMHGGFEATGPTNHQAPIYDDPNDPMTPVSPGTEKYSVDEAVKAYTVGDSQYGIPGGFPANKLTVGVPFYYRGWTGVAAGSNHGLFQPASSPAGGAADSGNVPGVQMYKELTGIVANSADTYWDPVAEAAYFYDGTNFWTGEDAQSIQALSDYAHCNGLGGAMMFSLYDLDPAATLFNDTVSDINGSAASCPAPPTGSASASASASASASASASASASASPSASASASSSPTGGTGTCTAAAWNSTTAYNGGAVVSYNGHTWTAKWWTQGDIPGNNSQGVWTDNGACAGGTPTTSSSPTGGSGSCSAAAWNSTTAYNGGAVVSYNGHTWTAKWWTQGDIPGNNSQGVWTDNGAC; encoded by the coding sequence ATGCGCAGATCCCTGAAGGCGGTGCTCGCTGCCGCGGGTACCGCCTTCGCGGTGGCGGTCGGAACCGCCACCCTCTCCGTCCTCGGCGCGAGCAGCGCGCAGGCCGCGCCGCTGAACACCACCGGCGCCGCGGCCACCTCCGGCGGACTGAAGATCGCCTACTTCGACCAGTGGTCGATCTACCAGAACGCCTTCTACCTCAAGAACCTCGACACCGAGGGCATGGCGGGCAAACTCGACTACCTGATCTACGACTTCGAGAACATCGACCCGGCCAACAAGACCTGCTTCGAGGCCACCAAGGCTTCGGACCCGGACCCGGCCGGCGAGAACGACCCGAACGCCGGCGACGGCGCGGGCGACGCGTTCGCCGACTACCAGAAGTCCTTCGGCTCGGACATCAGCGTGGACGGCACCGCCGACGCGTACAACATGCCGATCGTGGGCAACTTCCACCAGCTCCAGGAGCTGGAGGCGAAGTACCCGAACCTCAAGGTCGAGGTCTCCCTCGGCGGCTGGACGTACTCGAAGTACTTCTCCGACGTGGCCGCCACCGCGGCCTCGCGGCAGAAGTTCGTCTCCTCCTGCATCGACATGTTCATCAAGGGCAACCTGCCCTCGCAGGGCGGCTACGGCGGCGCCGGCACGGCGGCCGGGATCTTCTCCGGCTTCGACATCGACTGGGAGTACCCGGGCGGCGGCGGCCACCTCGGCAACGACGCGAGCCCGGCGGACAAGCAGAACTACACCCTGCTGCTGCAGGAGTTCCGCACCGAGCTCACTGCCCTGACGGCCACCACCGGCAAGCAGTACACCCTCTCCGCCGCCCTTCCGTCCGGTCAGGACAAGATCCAGAACATCGAGACCGACAAGATCGGCCAGTACCTGACCTTCGGCGACGCGATGACGTACGACATGCACGGCGGTTTCGAGGCCACCGGCCCGACCAACCACCAGGCGCCGATCTACGACGATCCGAACGACCCGATGACGCCGGTCTCCCCGGGCACCGAGAAGTACTCGGTCGACGAGGCGGTCAAGGCGTACACGGTGGGCGACTCGCAGTACGGCATCCCGGGCGGATTCCCGGCCAACAAGCTGACGGTCGGCGTTCCGTTCTACTACCGCGGCTGGACGGGTGTGGCCGCGGGCAGCAACCACGGCCTGTTCCAACCGGCCAGCAGTCCGGCCGGCGGAGCAGCCGACTCGGGCAACGTGCCGGGTGTGCAGATGTACAAGGAGCTGACCGGCATCGTGGCCAACTCCGCGGACACGTACTGGGATCCGGTGGCTGAGGCCGCGTACTTCTACGACGGCACCAACTTCTGGACCGGCGAGGACGCGCAGTCCATCCAGGCGCTGTCCGATTACGCGCACTGTAACGGCCTCGGCGGCGCGATGATGTTCTCGCTCTACGATCTCGACCCGGCGGCGACGCTGTTCAACGACACTGTGAGCGACATCAACGGCTCCGCGGCCTCGTGCCCGGCGCCGCCGACCGGCTCGGCGAGCGCTTCGGCTTCGGCTTCGGCCTCTGCTTCGGCGTCCGCGTCGGCTTCGGCCAGTGCGTCGCCGAGTGCCTCGGCGTCCGCCTCGTCCTCTCCGACGGGCGGTACGGGCACGTGCACAGCGGCGGCCTGGAACTCCACGACCGCCTACAACGGCGGTGCGGTCGTCTCGTACAACGGCCACACCTGGACCGCCAAGTGGTGGACCCAGGGCGACATCCCCGGCAACAACTCGCAGGGCGTGTGGACCGACAACGGCGCCTGCGCCGGCGGAACCCCGACCACTTCGTCTTCTCCGACGGGTGGTTCGGGCAGCTGCTCGGCCGCGGCGTGGAACTCCACAACCGCCTACAACGGCGGCGCGGTCGTGTCCTACAACGGCCACACCTGGACCGCGAAGTGGTGGACCCAGGGCGACATCCCCGGCAACAACTCGCAGGGTGTCTGGACGGACAACGGCGCTTGTTGA
- a CDS encoding chitinase yields MRLRKSVRALLAVALATGGTAGILAATAEGAQAAATAIPAHVFAPYFEAYNGDSLSGLAQQSGAKYLTMAFIQTASKGSCTVDWNGDSSTPIGTAFASDIASVRAAGGDVIPSFGGYTADDTGTEIADSCTTVASIAAAYESVITTYNVTRLDLDTEDNSLTNSAGIDRRNKAIKMVEDWAAANGRTVQFSYTLPSTTSGLADSGLAVLQNAVSNGARIDVVNIMTFDYYDGATHEMATDSESAASGLHSQLASLYPSDSSAQLWNMIGVTEMVGIDDYGAAETFTTADAPTIESWATRQGLAELSFWALQRDNGGCPGTAGSDSCSGISQSTWFFSNTFEPFTSGAGTTPSTSASASASASASASPSASASASSSPTGGTGTCTATAWNSTTAYNGGAVVSYNGHTWTAKWWTQGDIPGNNSQGVWTDNGACAGGTPTATSTTSGGSGSCTAAAWNSTTAYNGGAVVSYNGHKWTAKWWTQGDTPGSNSQGVWTDNGAC; encoded by the coding sequence ATGCGCTTGCGCAAGAGCGTCCGAGCACTCCTGGCCGTGGCCCTCGCCACCGGCGGCACCGCAGGCATCCTCGCGGCCACCGCCGAGGGCGCCCAGGCCGCCGCCACCGCCATCCCCGCCCACGTCTTCGCGCCCTACTTCGAGGCATACAACGGCGACAGCCTCTCCGGCCTGGCCCAGCAGTCCGGCGCGAAGTATCTGACCATGGCCTTCATCCAGACCGCGAGCAAGGGCTCGTGCACCGTCGACTGGAACGGCGACAGCAGCACCCCGATCGGCACGGCCTTCGCCAGCGACATCGCCTCGGTCCGGGCCGCGGGCGGGGACGTGATCCCGTCCTTCGGCGGGTACACCGCTGACGACACCGGCACGGAGATCGCGGACAGCTGCACCACCGTCGCCTCCATAGCCGCGGCCTACGAGAGCGTCATCACGACCTACAACGTCACCCGGCTCGACCTGGACACCGAGGACAACTCGCTGACCAACTCGGCCGGCATCGACCGGCGCAACAAGGCGATCAAGATGGTCGAGGATTGGGCCGCGGCCAACGGCCGTACCGTCCAGTTCTCCTACACCCTGCCCTCGACCACGAGCGGCCTGGCCGACTCCGGGCTCGCCGTGCTGCAGAACGCGGTGAGCAACGGCGCGCGCATCGACGTCGTCAACATCATGACGTTCGACTACTATGACGGCGCCACCCACGAGATGGCCACCGACAGCGAGAGCGCGGCCTCCGGCCTGCACAGCCAACTGGCCTCGCTCTACCCGAGCGACAGCAGCGCCCAGCTGTGGAACATGATCGGCGTGACCGAGATGGTCGGCATCGACGACTACGGCGCGGCCGAGACCTTCACCACCGCGGACGCTCCGACCATCGAGAGCTGGGCCACCCGGCAGGGCCTGGCGGAGCTCTCCTTCTGGGCGCTGCAGCGCGACAACGGCGGCTGCCCCGGCACCGCCGGTTCCGACAGCTGCTCCGGCATATCGCAGAGCACGTGGTTCTTCTCGAACACCTTCGAGCCCTTCACCAGCGGCGCGGGCACGACCCCGAGCACCAGCGCTTCGGCGTCCGCGTCGGCTTCGGCCAGTGCGTCGCCGAGTGCCTCGGCGTCCGCCTCGTCCTCTCCGACGGGCGGTACGGGCACGTGCACGGCGACGGCGTGGAACTCCACGACCGCCTACAACGGCGGTGCGGTCGTCTCGTACAACGGCCACACCTGGACCGCCAAGTGGTGGACCCAGGGCGACATCCCCGGCAACAACTCGCAGGGCGTGTGGACCGACAACGGCGCCTGCGCCGGCGGAACCCCGACCGCGACCTCGACGACGTCCGGCGGTTCAGGCTCGTGCACGGCGGCGGCCTGGAACTCAACGACCGCCTACAACGGCGGCGCGGTGGTCTCGTACAACGGCCACAAGTGGACTGCGAAGTGGTGGACCCAGGGCGACACCCCGGGCAGCAACTCGCAGGGCGTGTGGACCGACAACGGAGCCTGCTGA
- a CDS encoding CGNR zinc finger domain-containing protein: MFDSHVALLLEASVSFVNDLTEGERRGKPYAAPVGESLLTAAASAIPAGTQGSRPARLPLDGAEYLARAAQVMRRVFEAMEDGRVDDAAEAVNLLLRDTGARPQLDRVPGEPWQLHFHGSNDGYGVGWSAGCATALALAVGSELAGRLGVCRAPHCDRVYVDTSRNAVRQFCSASCQSRVKAAAFRARRGQG, encoded by the coding sequence ATGTTCGATAGTCACGTGGCGCTGCTGTTGGAGGCGTCCGTCTCGTTCGTGAACGACTTGACCGAGGGCGAACGCCGCGGAAAGCCTTATGCCGCACCGGTTGGCGAGTCGCTGTTGACCGCGGCGGCGTCGGCCATCCCGGCCGGGACGCAGGGCAGCCGGCCGGCCCGGCTGCCGCTCGACGGCGCCGAGTACCTGGCGCGCGCCGCGCAGGTGATGCGCCGCGTCTTCGAGGCCATGGAGGACGGCCGGGTGGACGACGCCGCCGAGGCCGTCAACCTTCTGCTGCGCGACACGGGCGCCCGCCCACAGCTCGACCGCGTGCCCGGGGAGCCCTGGCAGCTGCACTTCCACGGCTCGAACGACGGGTACGGGGTCGGCTGGTCCGCCGGATGCGCGACGGCGCTCGCGCTCGCGGTCGGCAGCGAACTCGCCGGCCGCCTCGGCGTGTGCCGCGCCCCGCACTGCGACCGTGTGTACGTCGACACCTCCCGCAACGCCGTCCGCCAGTTCTGTTCGGCCTCCTGCCAGTCCCGGGTCAAGGCCGCCGCGTTCCGCGCCCGCCGCGGCCAGGGCTGA
- a CDS encoding MFS transporter, whose amino-acid sequence MRVATTSAPAEPDQAGQTERGLPTQVRLLIAARAVNQLGAFSLAFLTVLLSRDLGAGLATAGAVSAAFGLATIPSRLLGGRLAERCGPRRTILIGLLGCAAAQLGLAAAPDLALAAVFAIVLGLAFELYEPPSQAMIADAVRPADRTAAFALLTTALSVGNMGAGLVADLVGRSNLRWLFVVDAASCLACALLVRCSLEPDAARPRRAGAPKESGSGAGSGTTSPWRDRTLLLVTAGGTVFASIYMLIIVALPLSLAGYGLNPASAGLLMAASTLTLVVVRPVMRIRRIAELPVGSMFAGGYVLMALGLAGFALAHTLPTLLGPTALISIGELLVMGRSLALVSDLAPPGAAARYLAVYGLSWGVATFLAPLLSAWLLAAGGPALLWWVVAGVCVANAPASALVAGLAAGQGCIERA is encoded by the coding sequence ATGCGCGTCGCGACCACGTCGGCGCCCGCCGAACCGGACCAGGCGGGGCAAACCGAACGCGGCCTGCCGACCCAGGTCAGGCTGCTGATCGCGGCCCGGGCGGTCAACCAGCTCGGCGCGTTCTCCCTCGCGTTCCTGACCGTGCTGCTCAGCCGCGACCTCGGCGCCGGGCTGGCCACGGCGGGCGCGGTCTCGGCGGCGTTCGGACTCGCCACCATCCCGAGCCGGCTGCTCGGCGGCCGCCTCGCCGAGCGGTGCGGCCCGCGCCGCACGATCCTGATCGGGCTCCTCGGCTGCGCCGCCGCCCAGCTCGGCCTCGCCGCGGCGCCGGATCTGGCCCTCGCCGCCGTCTTCGCGATCGTTCTGGGCCTGGCCTTCGAACTCTACGAGCCGCCCAGCCAGGCGATGATCGCCGACGCGGTGCGCCCCGCCGACCGGACCGCCGCCTTCGCGCTGCTCACCACCGCGCTCTCGGTCGGCAATATGGGAGCAGGCCTCGTCGCCGATCTCGTCGGCCGCTCGAACCTGCGCTGGCTGTTCGTCGTGGACGCGGCCAGCTGCCTGGCCTGCGCGCTGCTCGTGCGCTGCTCGCTGGAGCCGGACGCCGCCAGGCCGCGCCGAGCCGGAGCGCCGAAGGAGTCCGGCTCCGGCGCTGGCTCCGGCACCACGTCGCCCTGGCGAGACAGGACTCTGCTGCTCGTGACGGCCGGCGGTACCGTCTTCGCGAGCATCTACATGCTGATCATCGTCGCGCTTCCGTTGTCCCTGGCCGGATACGGCCTGAACCCGGCGAGCGCCGGCCTGCTCATGGCCGCCTCGACGCTGACGCTCGTGGTGGTGCGTCCGGTGATGCGCATCCGCAGGATCGCCGAGCTGCCGGTCGGATCGATGTTCGCAGGCGGCTACGTGCTGATGGCGCTCGGCCTCGCCGGATTCGCCCTCGCGCACACATTGCCCACGCTGCTCGGCCCGACCGCGCTGATCAGCATCGGCGAGCTGCTCGTGATGGGCCGGTCGCTCGCCCTAGTCAGCGACCTCGCGCCGCCCGGCGCCGCCGCCCGCTACCTCGCCGTGTACGGCCTGAGCTGGGGCGTCGCGACCTTCCTGGCGCCGCTGCTGAGCGCCTGGCTGCTCGCCGCCGGCGGCCCGGCGCTGCTGTGGTGGGTAGTGGCAGGGGTCTGTGTCGCCAACGCGCCCGCTTCGGCCCTGGTCGCGGGTCTTGCCGCGGGCCAGGGCTGCATAGAGCGTGCCTAG